TTTTCTTCAGCGTGTTCCATTTTATAAAATCCGGATCCTCATGAATATTTTTGTTTACCCCAGATGGATGGCCTTCAGTATCACCCCCAGCGAGTCGGGATCCGGCAGCAGCAGGAAATATCCGTGCAGCACGGCGTTCTTTTCCACAAAACGGAATTCGGTCTCGATGCACACCACCAGGTCCTTGTCGTTGCCGAAATCCAGCGACACCGCGTCCAGCACCGCCGAGGCCATGTCCACCGTCATGCTGGGCACCGAGGGGACCATCACCAGGCCCAGCAGGTCGCCCAGGGCGTTCATGTAGGCGCAGGTCAGGACGTTGGACACCTCCTTGAGGGCCGATTCCTCCAGCTCCCCGATCCCGGTGGTGCTGCCCACCGGCTTTCTCAGCAGGCAGTCGGTCAGGTGCCAGGCCGCCTCCTGGGGGAACATCAGCAGGGTTCGGCCGGTCATGTCGCCCAGGAAATAGATCAGCACCCCGGCCACCACCTCGTTGGGCTTGGCGGCCATATTGAAGATCTCCTCGATGGGGTTGATCCTGATCACCGGAACATTGACCAGCACCTTCTCGTTGGTCAGCTCCGACAGGGCGGTGGCCGCATGGCAGGCCCCGATATTGGCCACCTCCTTCAGGGCGTCCAGTTGTATCGCTCCCAGTTCGTTAAGTTCCATCTTTCTACCCTCTCTATATCGCCGATGTATTGATTGTCTTTTTTATCAGACCGCTATATTGTTGAGATCCAGGATCAGCATGGGGCGGCCCTCCCGTCCGATGGTGGCCCCGCTGAAGGTTTTGATCCCTTTGACGAAACGGGACAGCGGCTTGACCACGATCTCCTGCTGGCCGATCATGGAGTCGAACAGCAGCGCCAGCTCCGCCCCCTGGCGATCCACGATCAGGGCCGGCCCTTCGCCGATGCCGGTCTCCGGAGAAAGCCCGATGACGCTGGCCAGCCGCACCACCGGGATCACCCGGTTCCGGAACTGCAGCAGCCTCTTGCCATGCAGTGTTTTCAGGGCCTTCTGCTTGATATTGGTGATCTCCTTGACCTGGGTTATGGGGACCGCGTAGGTCTGGTCATCGGCCGAGATCAGCAGGGTCCGGATGATGGCCAGGCTCAACGGGACCGTGATGGTAAAAACCGATCCCTGGCCGGGCCGGCTGTCCATGGCGAAGCTGCCGCCCATCTCCTCGATCCGGCGCTTGACCACATCCAGCCCCACCCCTCGCCCCGACAGCTCGCTGACCTTGTCGGCGGTGGAAAATCCCGGCAGCAACAGGTATTCATACAACTGCTGGTCGGCCAATTCCGCGGCTTGGATCGCCGTCAGGTGCCCGTTGTCTATCACCTTGCGGCGGATCCGTTCCAGATCAAAGCCCTGGCCGTCGTCGACCACCTTGATCAGGACCTGGTCCTTCTGTTTCAGGGCGGTCAGGGTTATCGAGCCCAGCTGCGACTTGCCGGCCTGCTTCCGCTGGTGCGGCAGCTCGATGCCGTGGTCCACCGCGTTTCTCAGCAGGTGGATCACCGGCTCGGAAAGCATCTGCAGGATGGCGCGGTCCATCTCCAGCTCCCGGCCCTGCACCGTGAAATCGATCTCCTTGCCCAGCCCCTTGGCGGCATCCCGCACCACCCGGGGAAAACGGTCCAGCACCTCGGACATCGGCACCAATCGGGCGGTCAGCACCTCCTGCTGAAGGTCGGAGGCTATCTGGGCGATCTTGTCCACCCCGTCCTGAATGGCCGGATCTCCGTTCTGAACGGCCAGCTGTTTCAACCTCTCGCGCCACACCACCAGCTCGCCCACCAGGTTCATCAGGCTGTCGAGCCGGGCCACGCTGACCTTGACGTCCTTGGCCTTCTCCTGGGCCAGCTGGACGAAAGCTCCGATGGTTTTTCTCTCCAGCGCTTCCTCGGCGCTCTCCTCCCGCACTTCCTCGATCTGGATGTCCTCGACATCGGCGCAGGTGACATCGTTCTTCAACTCCTCCTGGTCCTCCTGGTCGGTAACCAGGAAGATGGTGAAGCCCCGGTCGAATTTCTCCGATTCCAGGTCATGCCTCTCCGGCACGGTATAGGCCACCCGGCCGATCCTCTCCAGGGTATGCAGTATCAAAAAGGCCCGGGCCGATTTGAGGGAGACATCCTGCTCCAGCAATATCCGGATCTTGAAGACATGGGAATTGTCGGTTTTAAGGGGATTGATCCTCTTAAAATCGCTGCCCCCGTTGGAGGCTACCTTGGCCGGGGCCGCCTCAGGGGTCACGGCGGTCAAACCCACAATCTGACCCACCAGCTCCCGGCATCGCTGGGTGAGGCTCTGGTCCGGCTGTTTCCCGGCCGCCACCAATCCCACCGCTTCCTCCAGAAAATCCAATACCGAAAAGATCAGATCTATCTCCTCGGAAGCGGCCGCCGTCTGACGGCGGCGCATCTTGTCCAGCAGATCCTCGCCCTTGTGGGTAAGATCGGCGATGAAATCCAGTCCGATGGAGGCCGCCATGCCCTTGATGGTGTGCATGGAACGGAAGATCTCGTCCAGCTGGGAGCTCTCGTCGGGCTTCTTCTCCAGGGACAATAGCGCCTGGTTCAGGCTGACCAGGTGCTCCCTGGTCTCCGCCACGAACAGATTTATGTATTTTGCGGTATCCATGGAATACCCCTATTCCCGGTCCTTCGCTAGCAACGAAACCTCCGGGATATCAGGTTATCCTGATGCTCGAAGCGGTTATTTCAGCGCCCGCTGGGCCGCTTCCAGTACCCGCGAGGGCTGGAAGGGTTTGACCACGAAATCCCTGGCCCCGGCCTGGATGGCTTCCACCACCAAAGCCTGCTGGCCCATGGCGCTGCACATCAGGATCCGGGCGTTGGGATCTATCTGCATGATGGCCTTGACCGCCTCGATGCCGCCCATGTCGGGCATGATGATATCCATGATCACCAGGTCTGGCTTCAGCTTCTGGTATTGATCCACCGCCTCGGCGCCGGTGGCGCCTTCGCCGCAGACCTCGAACTCTCCCTTTTTCAGGATGTCCGAGATCATGGTCCTCATGAAGATGGCATCGTCCACCACTAATACCTTGCGACTCATTTAACCTCCTCCAAAGATAATATTTTATCCAAGTTAAGTATTATTATTTTTTCCCGGTTGATCTCTATCACCTTGTCGTAGAATCGCCCGTTGGCGGCTTTTTTGATGCTGTCGGGAACATCCTTCGGCACAGCCTTGATGGTCTCCACGCTGTCCACCCGATCCACTATCAGCCCGGCCGTCTCCTGGTTATAATCCACGATGATTATAACCACATCGGGTCCGAGCCGGCTGTTTTCCACCAGATGCAGCCTTCTCCGCAGGTCGACAATGGTGGTTATCTCGCCCCTCAGATTGATAAGCCCGGCGAGATACTCCGGAGCCAGGGGCACCGGGACAATATCCTGCATTTCCTCGATGCTTTTAACCTGATCGGTGTAAAGTGCAAACTTTTCTTTACCCAGGTTGAATATTACAATTTCCCGGGA
The nucleotide sequence above comes from Candidatus Edwardsbacteria bacterium RifOxyA12_full_54_48. Encoded proteins:
- a CDS encoding two-component system response regulator: MSRKVLVVDDAIFMRTMISDILKKGEFEVCGEGATGAEAVDQYQKLKPDLVIMDIIMPDMGGIEAVKAIMQIDPNARILMCSAMGQQALVVEAIQAGARDFVVKPFQPSRVLEAAQRALK